The segment TTATCAACCCATACTCCAACAAAATAAAAAACCGCGATAGAAATGACTAGAGAAACTGTTTGTATAAAACCAATCGATTTATACTGAGGGATTATGATAAAAATAAAAATCGGCCAGAGCGCGTTATACAAATATAATTGGATATTATCAAACCCGTTAGCAATCAAGTCTGGGTAAATTTTCCGTAAAGATACCAGTTTAAAATTAATTTTCCTAATTTTAGAAACTTCGGGCGTTGATAACAACAGCGCAATGGACGGCATTATTAAAATCGCCGTTAGTAAAAAAGCAGAACCAAAACCGTAATTAGCAATAACTATGCCTCCAATAAGCGGACTAATAGCAGTTGCAATAGCTATAAAGATATTAAGCCGGCCAAGAATTTTTCCCCGATTTTCGTTCGGAGAAATTTTAGATAGATGTATCCAATATGGCGGCCAAAGAAAAGACTGAACTACACCTAAAATCAAAGCACTAGCAAAGAAATTGATTGATAAATAATCGATCTTATGCAAAAAAACAAAATAAATTATCTGAAAAATCAAAGCCGTACCAATCATTTTCTTAGCGCCGTAGATGCTTGAGAGATGCGCCGCTATTGGAAGAGATAGAAGCCGTCCGGCTTGGCTTATCGCGTAAAACCAAAAAATTAACGATATTGAAAATCCTTTTTCAAATAAATACAAAGGAATAAAAAGCGAAATTATCGCAAAAGCAAAACTATACAAAGAAACACTGATGTAAAAATTTTTTAACTCTTTAAGGTGAATGAGATTCATTGAATAGAATATTTTACAAATGCTTCTCCCCGTTCGTCTTTTCCAGCATCGCCACGATCTTTTTCACATCCTGCGATTGGGATTTGTCGCAGATCAAAATCACATCCGGCGTATCCACGA is part of the bacterium genome and harbors:
- a CDS encoding MFS transporter, which codes for MNLIHLKELKNFYISVSLYSFAFAIISLFIPLYLFEKGFSISLIFWFYAISQAGRLLSLPIAAHLSSIYGAKKMIGTALIFQIIYFVFLHKIDYLSINFFASALILGVVQSFLWPPYWIHLSKISPNENRGKILGRLNIFIAIATAISPLIGGIVIANYGFGSAFLLTAILIMPSIALLLSTPEVSKIRKINFKLVSLRKIYPDLIANGFDNIQLYLYNALWPIFIFIIIPQYKSIGFIQTVSLVISIAVFYFVGVWVD